Part of the Juglans regia cultivar Chandler chromosome 14, Walnut 2.0, whole genome shotgun sequence genome, ttaaaatagaaGAGTCTAAGGATCTTGAAAGCTGAAGGATGTACTAAACGAAATCTTATTTTAggttaattttatgaaaagatCTGAAGAGCAGCCACTTTTCCGCATCATCCGGTCCACGCCTTAGTAAAAAAAAGCTATGCAGTAATTTTTCTTCCTGAAAAATATCTACCGTCATCGATTAATGCAGCTACGTAGAGCTACCTACCGTCATCGATCCGTCTCTTTACTCACGTACAGCGGACGTTGTTGGTCCATTAATTCCGaaaaaaattccaatttattAGATCATAGCCAAaggaaacatgcatgcatgcagcatcgACAAAGTCATGACGAATCAACTAACTCGAAGTGAGAATTATGTGATCGagaacaaagaaattttaaaaaagtaaattactTTCAGACTGGTGCTTATATCTTGACGTGGTGCGAcacatttttaagttttttttttttttttttaagtaaatccGGCTTCTTACACCAAACGACTACGTTAATTTGCTCAACTTATACGtaaatcttctttcttttatcttcctaatatatataggtgataaattatcatttaatgttgATAACTATACCACATCTTacttaataagataaaaataggaTGGTAGTAtgatgtatataattatatatatatataggaaattaacATGAAAAATCTACATTAATCTAGTTTGTTTGAATCGAAACAAGCagtttacttctttttttttccccccataATATGCAACCAAATTTCACAAAGTATCGACGAACCAAAAAGGAATAATTAATAGTAGACAAGAGAAACaccttaaaataattaaagctgatcgaagaaagaaaatgaaagctgcattagaaaaataaataaggtcAAGCCAAATTAAGGCGCTAGCATTGAGAAagtgaagaaagaaagaaagaaagaaagaaagaaaagagaagggtgCAGTTGGAATTGATGCTGATGAGGAACAGGAAAAGGAAGCCATGCAAATGCATgctccagctagctagctcagtTTCTTGTATTCCTGGCATTTTCTTCCTTGAGGAAATCGAGCAGGACAGTACTCTTGCATTTGGGGCATTTTGGATCAGCCTCGGATAACATGACGTACATGAGGCATCTGGGACATCCTACAAGCATCATCGATCTGGGTTCCGCGTTGCTTGGGGAGTACTGCAACGTCATAGGCTGATCTTCAGGCTCTGATGAAACGCATGAGCCTTCAACGGAAATTTCCGACGAAGAAAAGTTCGAAACATTTAGAGACTCAGCAGGCGAGTGTTCCCGCCTTGGCGGCGACAAGTTCAGCTCCAATTCCAGCTTTGGACCGTTGGCTCGTTTGCTCATGTTGTcgtactctatatatatatatgtccggATCAAGCAACCTTTTAAATTGTGGGTTTTGATCGTTTGTAAAATATCGATTTTTCCTtcatgcagtagtactactgatctACAGCCATGAAACAAGTTAGAGATCAGTAAgagtaatttataatatatgattCTACGGAAAGAACGAGCAGTCTCTGAGAAAATCAATGAAAGTACTGCAAGCCGTAACCTGCGAAATGAttgtaacaaaaaataaaatgaaagactAATGCCTTCATGTAAATGTAAGGTCGCTTGCAAATTACTGTAGGATGATGAAATATCAGCAGAGCTGAAGCGATTGGAAACTAGTGGGACAATTGCAAGAAGATCTGCTGCTATATTAGATCGCCTAAACAACGAAGGTTTGGCGTTGTACGCGTTGTTGACATTGGACCAGTGAAGatgacttattaatatatagtacatttgagagagaggtcagagagagagaagagtcaAGGGGTTGGATTGATGAGTTGTAgtgaagaaatatttaagaACCAGCAGGAAGTCTAAAATGTGAtcataatgttaatttataattggtACTTAGAGGATAAGTATGACATAAGACCTTCGTATATGCATGTTCCAAAGAGTTTGTATATGAGTACGTAGTGCtacatatacttatatttttacttacgattttatttacaagactcattttattagttttttttttaaaatttaaattttttaattttcagcatatcaataactgatatTTGGATAATTAAGTTTTGTGTTAATGttttttaagtacatttaacatttttctatgtatatatgtCTAGGCCTAATTTAAATAATGCAGGGGGAGAGTTGAGCCTTATCTATGAAACTCACATTGTGTTAATcccaaagaagaagaatccaaAGAAGATATCAAAGTTCAggcttatttcttttttcaatgtGATTTACAAGGTAATCTCTAGCGTTTTGACAAATCGACTAAAGAAGATACTACTTGAGATCATCTCTCCAACTCAGAGTGTCTTTATTCCAGGAAGGTTGATTCTTGACAATGTAATATAGTTGCTTATGAAACTATGCATTCAATGAACTCGGGGATGAAGGGCAAATCTGGTCTCATTGACTTGAAGTTATacatgagtaaggcctatgatagggtggagtgaGACTTCCTTAAAGCAACTATGTCCAAGCTAGGTTTCAATCAGAGATGGATTGATTTGACTATGAGATGTATCAATTCTATCTCTTAGTCCATTCTATTCAATGGTTCCCCTCAAACACAATTCAAAGCATCAAGAGGGTTAAGGCAAGGTGATCCACTATCATCCTACATTTTTTATCTTATGTTCAGAGGCTTTGAGTGCCATTCTTAATCATGTTGAGGCCACTAGTTTTATAACAGGTATTCCTATGGCTCgaggaaaaatatgtattaatcacttattttttaactgaTGATAGCTTGTTATTTTGTAAAGCATATCCAGTAGAGTGGACTAACATGGATGGCCTTCTTGACTCCTATGAACAAGCCTCATGCCAAAGGCTTAATAGAGATAAGACTTCGATTCATTTTAGCATAAACACTTGCAAGGAAGTCAGGAGCCATATACTGAGTATTGCTGGGATTAGACCTTCAACCTATATGAAAAGTATCTTGGATTACCTGCACTCATTAGTAGGACTTGTTACCAGGCTTTCAATAGCGTACTGAATAGAGTAAGAAGCAAGGTGAGCAACTAGAAAACTAAGATATTTTCATAGGCTGGGAAGGAGATCCTTTTGAAGGCAGTGATCCAAGCTTTACCAACTTATTGGATGGGGGATTTTAAGTTGCCTAGATCTCTACTGAAAGAGATCAGCCAAGTCATGAGGAGCTTTTGGTGGAGTAAACAACATCAAGAAAGAAAGATTCACTGGGTCTCTTGGAGTCAAATGGGTAAGGCTAAGTCAACAGGTGGGCTGGGTTTTAGAGACTTGGAGAGCTTTAATCTGGccatacttgtaaaaaaaaaaaaaggatggagAATAGTGTAAAATCCATACGCCTTAGCTAGTAGAGTTCTCAagctgaaatattttcttagaagtTCTTTTTTTGAAGCTAAACTAGGCTCTAGTTCATCTGATATCTGGAGGAGCTTGTTTGCAGCAAAGAAAATTGGTGGAAGAAGGTTCCTTATGGAGGGTTCGAAATGGTGAACAAATTAGGCTTTGGAAGGATCGATGGATTCCTTAGCCATCCTCTTTCAAGATACAAAGCCATCCTCTATGCTTGACACTAACGCAAAGGTGGCAGATCTCATAGATTCAAACACTAAAAGCTGGAATGTTCCATTGATAGAAAATATCTTCTCTTGCAGTGAAGTGGAGCTAATCAAACAAATCTCTATTAGTGTTTCTAATTGCACTGATAAACTGGTGTAGAGATGCATCATGAATGACCTTTTTTCTGTGAAAATTGCTTACCACTTACAGAAGGAGATCTTGGAGATTGGAAAAAGGTAAGGACCTAGCTCTAATTCTTAGAGGAAAGTTTGGTCTTCAAATTGGAAAATGAATATTACTAATGcatcaaaagttttcatttggAGAGCCTGCTTGGAATCATTACCAACAAACCTAAACCTTTTCAAGAGGAAGGTTATGGCTTCACCTCTATGCCCTATCTGTTTCACAGAAGAGGAGACTGGTCTTCATGCTTTATGGGAGTGTACTGCTGCAAAGGATGTATGGAGTATTTGCTTAAAGAAGCTTCATAAAAGTGGTTTTTTAGTAGTCAGGTTCTTGGATATGTTTGCTACCATGTTCGAACTTTTTGAGCAGGAGCTAGTGGAGGAGATGGTCGCAACAGCTAAGAAAATTTGCGAGCGTAGAAAttcctttattttcaagaaacatTCACTCATCCAATGGGAGTTATGAACCAAGAAAATAGCTACTTCAAAACTATCAAGCTGCGAACCAGACAGATAGCAAAGTATAAGAATGATCGAGTGTTAACATTTGCAGTTGGGACCCTCCTCCTGAAAGGTGTATAAGGTGGACTGGGATGCAGCTCTTTGCAGGGAACTTGGCAAGGTTGGTATCGAGATTATAATTAGAGATCGTGAAAGGCAAGTAATAGCAACCAATAGAATGCAAAGAGAATTTTATTAAGACCCCCTACTGGCTAAATCATATGGAGCCTTCCAAGCTGTTAGTTTTGCCATGGAGATTGGTATAAGAAAGATTATCAATGAAGGTGATGTGATGCATTGCAGGTTGTTAGAAGCATTTTACAGCAAGAAGCTTCCTATCATAGCTCGAGAATTTTCATTTGGGACACTAGATATGTCTATCAGAATATGAATTCTGGAAAGCTAATCATATTAGAAGAGGAGCTAAAGTAACAGTTGACGCTCTAGCTAAAAATTTTCTAGGAATTGATGAGGATATAATTGATTTGGAAAGTTGTCCCACTTGTATTCTTTCCCTCATATGAGGAGTGATATCAATAAAGAGCCAttgttcattaaaaaaaaagctataaacgtttatttatttattctgtctattgctatttatttattatgttgttatatatacacaattgtTGAGTTTATGGAGCCTAGTGTTATTAATGTGTGGAGTCGATTTGATGACCCAACCCAACAAGGATGCGTTATAATTTTTTGACAGATTTTTATTGAGGCATGGGTTATGTTTACTTTGGCTTGAGCTGAATATTTGGCATTGTTTGCGGTCAGAAAAAGCATCAGGCAGAAAGTTTACTCAACATTCACGTGATGGGTAGATCGAGTGAAGCTCAGGCAGATTGTTCGCTCGATAGGTAGCTCGAGCGAATaatgtaaaaaagtaaaagtttaGATTTCCGTTGTGtgacactataaatatatatttaatgaacaATTTAGTATGGCCTGAGTGTTCTGAATAGTGAGATTTCATGCCAAAGTATATTTTGTGATTTCTCAGTATAATAAAACATTTGCAACTCCGTGGACATAAGCAcattgccgaaccacgttaattTTGTCTAGTgtgattgattgtttgtttatttgcttGTGTTTACTTTCACTTATTTGTCGTCGTTGTTTTTCACAACAACAGTCACACACATATACTTAGGTTGCTTTTGGGTGTagagaatatctgagatcatCTAAGATATTTTCATAGTTATGAGAATACCATCATCTCAAACACacacaattcatttcatctcaattgaTGAGATCCAccactttttcaacttctcataaaaagttgaACATATCTTAACTTACttcatatatctaaactcactactatttaaagGGAGCCACACTCTTACACAAAATTCActcaaatatcttaactcactactattcttacATATTCTGAGATACTTTTAGCATCCAAGCGAAACCTTATACtatcttttaaaaacaaaaatctggaTTACTTTACCTTAAGAGCAACTCATAAAATGATGTAAAAGTGGCATGAATTGGCTTAGGCATTATTTGGTCATCCAGCTCTTGAGCTATAGTgcttcaacatatttttgttctaTTATAGCTAGGGGTAAAAAACGGTCGGTCCAACCGGAGAAACCGACCCGACTAGATTGAGATTGAGACCTGTTGATCTCAGTCTATGTTTTAGAGGATCGAAAAGTTTCGGTTCAGTCCCGGTCCAAAGTTTTTCCAACCCCAACCggaccaaatgaaaaataaaaataaacaatatattatatatattatttatataataattgtacaatttattatgtaatttttatctaacctatcaccattaagaatataaaattataaatctattattaacacttattaatattctatcaattaattaatatataatatcaattagttaattatagaTCATCTCTTCTTCTAATTAAAGCGAATAGTATTATTTGAAGGTTTTTATTTCACACAGTACCATATATATCCACATACaagacataatttgatttgtaagattcaaattttaaaatttatttttcaaatcgaATTATGCCACATGAATGAACTGTGTGttgtaaaaacttttaaatagaattactctcaataatatataacacgaacaaaattattttacagcGGGAAATGTGAAGGCCAACACCGATCGACCACTACGGCCATCAAATTAaagcattatattttttaaaagtcaagtttttcatatgattttaattttaaattacgCACATGAATTGCTTGCTTTTCGATTTATacatagttataaaatattataattagttgtatatatataattattcgtAATATTTTCTACTTCTCCTAACACATGATAAATTAGGGAAATAGCTGTACGTCTAACCACCAGTACACAGTCTAATAAAcactacttatatatatgtacgttaTACCATCAGTACTACAAGAgatatcgtttttttttttttatctcaaaaaactcCAATTTCGTCCTAAAATAGttttagagatgaaaattttttgtctctattttatctctaaaagattgtctcaaaaggtttttggagatgaaattcaattttcatatcaaaaattcacttttaagGACGAAATTTGGCTGAACCAGTCGAAACTGTTCGAacaagagtttttctttttttttttagatgaaccaatttcatctcaaaaaatttttcgAATGGAATATTTTTCAGTTCAAACCGACCCGTCCATTtgaacaaattataattttgattcgGACAAATAATCATATTTGATCCTGTTCAAACAAACGGAGTGTTCGAACgaataaattttgtttgaatgacttttgttcgaatataaattatgtccatttgaacaaatattttattttgtgaaattctttctttccaaacggtgttttgaaaattaatgttattcgaaaaaatattatattgttcaAACGTCTGTACGGACTATATTTCTTGTTTGTCATTCGAATTggttattttttgttcaaatggatttataaatgatAGTTTATCGTTCTAACTGgttatttaccgttcgaacggtattaatcatacaaaacagaattgaattaatttaaaataccaTACTAGtattacacaaattgtaattcaaacatcaattgttcaaatgttttaattcaaacatctcgtttctcttctaatctcgcctcaGAGTCCAATGCTTGATCCAATCGAGTCAACAACTCTTTTTCTTTAGACCTCAGTTGTTATATCTCAAGTGTTTCTACATACACATTTGTATTTATTTGCGCACATTGATAATGTGATtaactaaaacaattattttatattaaaaaaatgatgcaaaCAATCACAATAGTGGAGTGCAGAATAAGTATGCAAAAGTGACTatacataaaaatttttataaaaaaaagtgacgtgaccaattatattaatagaatgTATAAGGAGTAAACAAAAGTGACTACACATAGAATTTTTGaaagtatgtgtgtgtgtgtgtgtgtgtgtgtgtgtgtatatcgTCTTTTGTCAATCAATCAGTACTACGTGTATACTAGTCATGTTAGAGCATCCACATTGGTCGGGaacaacacaacaaacattcacatgcatattcattttattattataatattttttttcattttattatatttttaatataatatataaaaaaattatattttttattattacatttgtattattaatgtcaaatgtatgtagtggatgttaattataaaatatatatacaagaattgattttagtaaaaagttaataataataaaataataatattttataattattttatctcaaatatgtATAAGTCAATGTAAAAAATTtgcttaaatgataaaatggttatgcaaaagagataattttccatatatatatatatatatataatgcatagATCAATActaattctattaattatattgatgagATATTATGACGTCTGTAGGTTTTAAAGTCATTGATTTTCAGCCACCTTATTTATAAGCCACATATCGGCTTTTGTTGAACAGTACTACTTCTCAAGTTATGAGATGAGCGGTTCTACTTCCAGAGCTTCTGTTGGGATCTCATTaatgtttttgaaatgaaattttttttatattgtattttttaacatatttaaatatatttaaaaaataaagaatttataatattattaaaaaatatttatttaatcattaagtaaaaaaaataaaaataaaaaactcacgACGATAGAAACTAACGAtaagaatagtatttttcttgatGAGATATTATGACCTCCGTAATTTAAAGACGTCATGAATGATTTTCAGCCACCTTATTAATGCatatacgtgtgtgtatatatatatatatgcaattaaaAGGGTCATGAGATTTAAGATGACCAATATATTGGCGGCATGTGACATACAAAGAAAGCGGATATTTTAATATTGGTGCGCAATTTAGTTCACAAAATCGCTTgtaagaagatttttttatatattatatagttctattaatatttaagaTAATAACTCCGAGGTTTTATTCGTTGAAAGAATGTCAAGTTCAATTAGCAAATCCATATATAAGACAATTTAGCTGAATAAATATTAccatttttttcacctttttgtACTTTAAAATATTACCATGTTTTAGGTTTGGGCTTTGTTATAACTTCatgagtttgaatttgaaactGATCATCTTTTTGGTAgattacttgttttttttttttttttttttaaataacgtCATTGTTCATTCATTGATTTGAAACAGTATTACTTGTTACTGCACCATACTGcatgaaaatttaaagttggtGTAGTTATTTGGAGGGCCCTCCCATTCAATGCGCTGCCAACGGTCAGAGAACACCTTGAACCTCTGAGATCAGCATGAGGTTGTTGAGAAATAGGCCTCTGAGATCAGCATGAGGTTGTTGAGAAATAGGCGACTTTTCtcaacattttattattattatttttatttttatttaatattttaacactattatttataaaatatcgaAAAtcattcactatctaaacacaACTTTAAAGATGGTTctgatgcaatttttttttatttgttgattaaaaaattattttttaactaatgttcttaaaaaatttaaggatatgaaaaattgaataaaaaaataaaaaaaatatttataacttgtCAGTAGCCATCCTCTGCTATACCCATGGGTGTAGTATGACTTTTAAAAAATacctcaatatttaaaatatcatctTTATTGTGGtcagaaatataaatatatattaaattgtatttttaaaattttatttctacatatatgtaacaaattacaaatatttaattttatatatgattatatttttataaattttcatgaaATTAAGATTAtgataagtttttattttattttacataaacatATCATTCGATAGAAGTGTTTGCCACCCCTTAAAAAATTGCTAGTTCCGCTATTGATATTAAATTTTGCAGGACAACgacacaaaaaaagaagaagaagaagccattATATTGAGcaggattttcttttctctcaagAATTTTAAAGCAGGCTGATAATGCAGGTGTATGAAGGATAGTTTTAGTAAAATTTTGAATACCGTTCTGTGACagtttaattacaaaatagCCATGAC contains:
- the LOC108998926 gene encoding uncharacterized protein LOC108998926, producing MSKRANGPKLELELNLSPPRREHSPAESLNVSNFSSSEISVEGSCVSSEPEDQPMTLQYSPSNAEPRSMMLVGCPRCLMYVMLSEADPKCPKCKSTVLLDFLKEENARNTRN